From Macaca mulatta isolate MMU2019108-1 chromosome 1, T2T-MMU8v2.0, whole genome shotgun sequence, the proteins below share one genomic window:
- the ATP5IF1 gene encoding ATPase inhibitor, mitochondrial, whose amino-acid sequence MAVTALVARTWLGVWGVRTMQARGFGSDQSENVDRGAGSIREAGGAFGKREQAEEERYFRAQSREQLAALKKHHEEEIVHHKKEIERLQKEIERHKQKIKTLKHDD is encoded by the exons ATGGCAGTAACGGCGTTGGTGGCGCGGACGTGGCTTGGCGTGTGGGGCGTGAGGACCATGCAAGCCCGAGGCTTCGGCTCGGATCAG TCCGAGAATGTCGACCGGGGCGCGGGCTCCATCCGGGAAGCCGGTGGGGCCTTCGGAAAGAGAGAGCAGGCTGAAGAGGAACGATATTTCCG AGCACAGAGTAGAGAACAACTGGCAGCTTTGAAAAAACACCATGAAGAAGAAATCGTTCATCATAAGAAGGAGATTGAGCGTCTGCAGAAAGAAATTGAGCGGCATAAACAGAAGATCAAAACGCTAAAACATGATGATTAA
- the ATP5IF1 gene encoding ATPase inhibitor, mitochondrial isoform X1, protein MAVTALVARTWLGVWGVRTMQARGFGSDQSENVDRGAGSIREAGGAFGKREQAEEERYFRHYGLCLEISLG, encoded by the exons ATGGCAGTAACGGCGTTGGTGGCGCGGACGTGGCTTGGCGTGTGGGGCGTGAGGACCATGCAAGCCCGAGGCTTCGGCTCGGATCAG TCCGAGAATGTCGACCGGGGCGCGGGCTCCATCCGGGAAGCCGGTGGGGCCTTCGGAAAGAGAGAGCAGGCTGAAGAGGAACGATATTTCCG ACATTACGGGTTATGCTTAGAGATCTCTTTGGGGTGA